One Halolamina litorea genomic window carries:
- a CDS encoding energy-coupling factor transporter transmembrane component T family protein, with protein sequence MSSTSLYVDADSFLHRLDPRAKLALLLAMAVPAYTFGRPAFIAIPFVAALIGLWIGGGLRNLRRVWFIIVALFIVGLVVWPGFVERGGPVVVDVGPVFLTEQQTLFALGRSLRITSFILGGLVYVSTTSNEEIVRGMRGLGLPYAFCFAVGTALRLFPTFLDAAGTVRQAQEARGLEISSKNPIERARSFIPLLIPVFMTAFRNIETQSMALEARGFDTRSERTFYRESTFATRDWLAVGATVAVSIASIALSTVGVGTF encoded by the coding sequence ATGAGCAGCACCTCCCTGTACGTCGACGCCGACAGCTTCCTGCACCGTCTCGACCCGCGGGCGAAGTTGGCGCTCCTGCTGGCGATGGCGGTCCCGGCGTACACGTTCGGCCGCCCGGCGTTCATCGCGATCCCGTTCGTGGCGGCGCTGATCGGGCTCTGGATCGGCGGGGGGCTGCGCAACCTCCGGCGGGTCTGGTTCATCATCGTCGCGCTGTTCATCGTCGGCCTCGTCGTCTGGCCGGGGTTCGTCGAACGGGGCGGCCCGGTCGTCGTCGATGTCGGGCCGGTGTTCCTGACCGAGCAGCAGACGCTGTTCGCGCTCGGGCGCTCGCTGCGGATCACCTCCTTCATCCTTGGGGGGCTGGTGTACGTCTCGACCACCTCGAACGAGGAGATCGTCCGCGGGATGCGCGGGCTGGGGCTTCCCTACGCGTTCTGTTTCGCTGTCGGCACCGCGCTCCGGCTGTTCCCGACGTTCCTCGACGCCGCGGGGACGGTGCGGCAGGCCCAGGAGGCTCGCGGGCTGGAGATCTCCTCGAAGAACCCGATCGAACGGGCACGCAGCTTCATTCCGCTGCTGATCCCGGTGTTCATGACCGCGTTCCGGAACATCGAGACGCAGTCGATGGCACTCGAGGCTCGCGGGTTCGACACGCGGAGCGAGCGCACGTTCTACCGCGAGTCCACCTTCGCGACTCGGGACTGGCTCGCGGTCGGAGCCACCGTCGCGGTCTCCATCGCGTCGATCGCGCTGTCGACGGTTGGTGTCGGGACGTTCTGA
- a CDS encoding adenosylhomocysteinase yields the protein MSTTDDPLAWAREYTPVLQSLGDEHEDDEPLAGYTIGLATHMEAVSGCLVEALARAGADVLFTASEPQSTHGDVVEYLDAQPGITAYVWEGMSDDEFDEAQHELLEQEPDFLLDDGCELIAKVHDDHPEVAENVLGGGEQTTAGITRAEAMDEEGVLEFPVYGVNDTPMKHYFDNVHGTGESALVNVSITTNTVITGQTVVVAGYGYCGRGIARKARGMGAQTVVTEVEPRKALQAHMDGHRVASMDEAAGIGDIFITSTGTRDVLRREHFEAMQDGAQLANAGHFDVEIDLDGLEAYAETVTEPKEGITRYETPDGRYLNLLADGRLVNLTGPASEGHPAEIIDTTHAMMFVTAYDLLTRDHGLGPGLYAIPDRLDRDVADRKLATLDIDIDAVTEAQEEYAEDWRNEGSAF from the coding sequence GTGTCAACTACTGACGATCCGCTCGCGTGGGCACGGGAGTACACGCCGGTGCTCCAGTCCCTCGGCGACGAACACGAAGACGACGAACCGCTCGCTGGCTACACGATCGGCCTCGCGACCCACATGGAGGCCGTCTCGGGCTGTCTGGTCGAGGCGCTGGCCCGCGCTGGCGCGGACGTGCTGTTCACCGCCTCCGAGCCCCAGTCCACCCATGGCGACGTGGTCGAGTACCTCGACGCCCAGCCCGGCATCACGGCCTACGTCTGGGAGGGGATGAGCGACGACGAGTTCGACGAGGCCCAGCACGAACTCCTCGAACAGGAGCCGGACTTCCTGCTCGACGACGGCTGTGAACTGATCGCGAAGGTCCACGACGACCACCCCGAGGTCGCCGAGAACGTACTCGGCGGCGGCGAACAGACCACTGCCGGGATCACCCGCGCCGAAGCGATGGACGAGGAGGGTGTGCTCGAGTTCCCCGTCTACGGGGTCAACGACACGCCGATGAAGCACTACTTCGACAACGTCCACGGCACCGGCGAATCCGCGCTGGTGAACGTCTCCATCACCACCAACACCGTCATCACGGGCCAGACGGTCGTCGTCGCCGGCTACGGCTACTGTGGCCGCGGCATCGCCCGCAAGGCCCGCGGGATGGGCGCACAGACGGTCGTCACCGAGGTCGAACCCCGCAAGGCGCTGCAGGCACACATGGACGGCCATCGCGTCGCCTCGATGGATGAAGCTGCCGGGATCGGCGACATCTTCATCACCAGCACCGGCACCCGGGACGTGCTCCGCCGGGAGCACTTCGAGGCGATGCAGGACGGCGCCCAGCTCGCCAACGCCGGCCACTTCGACGTGGAGATCGACCTCGACGGCCTCGAGGCGTACGCCGAGACCGTCACCGAGCCCAAGGAGGGGATCACCCGCTACGAGACGCCCGACGGCCGCTACCTGAACCTGCTCGCGGACGGCCGGCTGGTGAACCTCACCGGGCCGGCCAGCGAGGGCCACCCCGCAGAGATCATCGACACGACCCACGCGATGATGTTCGTCACCGCCTACGACCTGCTGACGCGTGATCACGGTCTCGGGCCGGGGCTGTACGCGATCCCCGACCGGCTGGACCGCGACGTGGCCGATCGCAAGCTGGCGACGCTGGACATCGACATCGACGCCGTCACCGAAGCACAGGAGGAGTACGCCGAGGACTGGCGCAACGAGGGCAGCGCGTTCTGA
- the folP gene encoding dihydropteroate synthase, with amino-acid sequence MHYHEAANFLFDLRRFGVDPGVESVQDLLAAVGVDTAPESGPAYVQVAGTNGKGSTARMVESALREAGLSVGLYTSPHLETMTERVRIDGREMPRSAVAEFVGETKPWLVDRAADGAPLTFFEVVTAMAIWQFERADVDVAVLEVGLGGELDATSAIQPVASALTNVSLEHTNVLGDTVEEIAETKAHVAPKDRPLITGAEGAALSTIREVAEDVGATGVVTVGEDDWQGEGATEADRHAGGAHPDVTVAYDGRVTHQQAAVSVAADDWSVDAEIPLLGEHQAMNAGIACTLARQVGAELGVDVDRTALERGLARADWPGRFEVMGQSPLTVLDGAHNPEACETVTQTLSTFDYDDCHLVVAAMHDKDTAAMAAALPDATVTTCAPAIDRAEDPEVLGRTFEDAGYDDVTVTGSVANALSKAQAAAGDDDAVLVTGSLYAVAEARTTWTRLHVPKRVDSIGEAETVLRDAQVSEPGIWRMRGKADHRVLHTRVQERQAEYLKQEMLSLDGECSASALRSGGELHDVVLSGTMAQFKRLAEKLQGQPWGLSELGEEIREQLGIQHRPPERDLPWPEDRTAVMGILNVTPDSFHDGGEYERIEDAVARAEAMVDAGADAIDVGGESTRPGADPVEIEEELDRVVPVVEELAELDVPISVDTRRPEVARAVVAAGADVLNDVEGLKDPEMRRVVAETGVPVVLMHSIEAPVDPSTEVEYDDVVEETVRELKARLLAAEKAGVAREQVVIDPGIGFGKTARESFELLDRLAEFDALGCPLLFGHSHKSMFGLTGEEAGDAPHSTVAATALAARNGADVVRVHDVAANVAAANVADAADDPEGFEP; translated from the coding sequence ATGCACTACCACGAGGCCGCGAACTTCCTGTTCGACCTCCGGCGGTTCGGCGTGGACCCCGGGGTCGAGTCGGTGCAGGACCTGCTCGCGGCAGTCGGCGTGGATACGGCCCCCGAGAGCGGCCCCGCGTACGTCCAAGTCGCCGGCACCAACGGGAAGGGCAGCACCGCCCGGATGGTCGAGTCCGCGCTGCGGGAGGCCGGGCTCTCGGTTGGGCTCTACACCTCGCCCCATCTGGAAACGATGACCGAGCGGGTGCGGATCGACGGCCGGGAGATGCCCCGCTCGGCCGTCGCCGAGTTCGTCGGGGAGACGAAACCGTGGCTGGTCGACCGCGCCGCCGACGGCGCGCCGCTCACGTTCTTCGAGGTCGTCACCGCCATGGCGATCTGGCAGTTCGAGCGCGCCGACGTGGACGTGGCCGTGCTGGAAGTCGGCCTCGGCGGCGAACTCGACGCGACCTCCGCGATCCAGCCGGTCGCGAGCGCGCTCACGAACGTCTCGCTCGAACACACGAACGTCCTCGGTGACACCGTCGAGGAGATCGCCGAAACCAAAGCCCACGTCGCCCCGAAGGACCGCCCGCTGATCACCGGCGCCGAGGGCGCGGCGCTGTCGACGATCCGCGAGGTCGCCGAAGATGTCGGCGCGACTGGCGTCGTCACCGTCGGCGAGGACGACTGGCAGGGCGAGGGCGCGACCGAAGCGGACCGCCACGCTGGCGGCGCGCATCCGGACGTCACCGTCGCCTACGACGGCCGGGTGACCCACCAGCAGGCCGCCGTCTCGGTGGCCGCCGACGACTGGTCAGTCGACGCCGAGATCCCGCTGCTGGGCGAGCACCAGGCGATGAACGCCGGGATCGCCTGCACGCTGGCCCGACAGGTCGGCGCCGAACTCGGCGTGGACGTGGACCGGACCGCGCTGGAGCGCGGGTTGGCCCGCGCGGACTGGCCGGGGCGCTTCGAAGTGATGGGTCAGTCGCCGCTGACGGTGCTCGACGGCGCACATAACCCCGAGGCCTGCGAGACCGTCACCCAGACGCTCTCGACGTTCGACTACGACGACTGCCACCTCGTCGTCGCCGCGATGCACGACAAGGACACCGCGGCGATGGCGGCGGCGCTACCCGATGCCACGGTGACCACCTGTGCGCCCGCTATCGACCGGGCGGAGGACCCCGAAGTGCTCGGGCGCACGTTCGAGGACGCCGGCTACGACGACGTGACCGTCACCGGCTCCGTGGCCAACGCGCTCTCGAAAGCGCAGGCGGCCGCCGGCGACGACGACGCGGTGCTCGTGACCGGGTCGCTCTACGCCGTCGCCGAGGCACGAACGACGTGGACGCGACTCCACGTCCCCAAGCGCGTCGACTCAATCGGCGAGGCCGAGACGGTCCTGCGGGACGCACAGGTCTCCGAACCCGGCATCTGGCGGATGCGCGGGAAGGCAGACCACCGCGTGCTCCACACGCGGGTCCAGGAGCGACAGGCCGAGTACCTCAAACAGGAGATGCTCTCGCTGGACGGCGAGTGCTCGGCCTCCGCGCTCCGGTCGGGCGGCGAACTCCACGACGTGGTGCTCTCCGGGACGATGGCGCAGTTCAAACGGCTCGCCGAGAAGCTACAGGGCCAGCCCTGGGGACTCTCTGAGTTGGGCGAGGAGATCCGCGAGCAGTTGGGCATCCAGCACAGGCCACCAGAGCGCGACCTCCCGTGGCCGGAAGACCGCACCGCCGTCATGGGGATCCTGAACGTCACGCCGGACTCGTTCCACGACGGCGGCGAGTACGAGCGGATCGAGGACGCCGTCGCTCGCGCCGAGGCGATGGTCGACGCCGGCGCCGACGCAATCGACGTGGGCGGGGAGAGCACCCGCCCGGGCGCCGACCCCGTCGAGATCGAGGAGGAACTCGACCGCGTCGTTCCGGTCGTCGAGGAACTGGCCGAACTGGACGTGCCGATATCGGTCGACACGCGCCGACCCGAGGTCGCCCGCGCCGTCGTTGCCGCCGGCGCCGACGTGCTGAACGACGTGGAGGGACTGAAAGACCCCGAGATGCGCCGTGTCGTCGCCGAGACGGGCGTCCCGGTCGTCCTGATGCACTCGATCGAGGCGCCGGTCGACCCGAGTACGGAGGTCGAGTACGACGACGTGGTGGAGGAGACCGTACGCGAACTCAAAGCCCGGCTGCTTGCCGCCGAGAAGGCCGGTGTCGCCCGCGAGCAGGTCGTGATCGACCCCGGTATCGGCTTCGGCAAGACCGCCCGGGAGTCCTTCGAACTCCTCGACCGACTGGCGGAGTTCGACGCGCTCGGCTGTCCGCTCCTTTTTGGCCACTCCCACAAGTCGATGTTCGGGCTGACCGGCGAGGAAGCGGGCGACGCGCCCCACTCGACGGTCGCCGCGACCGCGCTCGCGGCCCGCAACGGCGCCGACGTGGTCCGGGTCCACGACGTGGCCGCGAACGTCGCCGCCGCGAACGTCGCCGACGCCGCCGACGACCCGGAGGGGTTCGAGCCGTGA
- a CDS encoding RNase P subunit p30 family protein: MSGDTPVGEFGPYEAVYADPEGQSTAARQAKTAAEYGFDGMVVRTREADYDRHELADRQGIDVVRGIEIDAADPEGASGAVGNHRSDCTVLLVRGGTDALNRFAVEQDRVDVLARPFEGGGDVNHVLVKEAVEHGVRIEFDLGVVLRDDGGTRVRKLRKLRKLRELIDYYDAPYVVSATPTSHLRLRAPRELAALGEQIGLGADGVREGLAEWGRLAVRNRERLSDSFISPGVKRGRYE; the protein is encoded by the coding sequence GTGAGCGGCGACACCCCCGTCGGGGAGTTCGGGCCGTACGAAGCGGTCTACGCCGATCCCGAGGGGCAATCGACGGCTGCCCGGCAGGCCAAGACCGCCGCGGAGTACGGCTTCGACGGGATGGTCGTCCGCACGCGCGAGGCGGACTACGACCGCCACGAACTCGCTGACCGCCAGGGAATCGACGTGGTTCGGGGCATCGAGATCGACGCCGCCGACCCCGAGGGCGCGAGTGGCGCGGTCGGGAACCACCGGAGCGACTGCACGGTCCTGCTGGTCCGCGGTGGGACGGACGCACTCAACCGGTTCGCGGTGGAACAGGACCGCGTCGACGTGCTGGCGCGGCCCTTCGAGGGCGGGGGCGACGTGAACCACGTCCTCGTGAAGGAGGCCGTCGAACACGGCGTGCGTATCGAGTTCGACCTGGGGGTGGTGCTCCGGGACGACGGCGGCACGCGGGTCCGGAAACTCCGGAAACTCCGGAAACTCCGGGAGCTGATCGACTACTACGACGCGCCGTACGTGGTGAGTGCGACGCCGACCTCCCACCTCCGGCTGCGTGCCCCCCGCGAACTGGCCGCGCTGGGCGAACAGATCGGCCTCGGCGCCGACGGCGTCCGGGAGGGGTTGGCCGAGTGGGGACGGCTCGCGGTTCGGAACCGCGAGCGCCTGTCCGATTCGTTCATCTCTCCGGGGGTCAAACGGGGGCGATACGAATGA
- a CDS encoding class I SAM-dependent methyltransferase has protein sequence MKRSIADHAARFSEIAEEYDEAQDSDEYAACASMVVEAADPRPEETVLDLGTGTGAIALALAPAAGRVIGRDISEGMLAEARRKAEAAGHGNVEFGEGRFREPNVPEDADVDVVVSNFAMHHLADDEKREAIDAIAAIDPRRFVLGDVMLSAAIPEGEEQYAPEVDDPATVGVLVEALTDAGFVVSDATLVGDQYGVLVADR, from the coding sequence ATGAAGCGCTCCATCGCCGACCACGCCGCCCGGTTCTCCGAGATCGCCGAAGAGTACGACGAGGCACAGGACAGCGACGAGTACGCCGCCTGCGCGTCGATGGTCGTCGAGGCCGCCGACCCCCGCCCCGAGGAGACGGTCCTCGACCTCGGGACGGGCACGGGCGCAATTGCGCTCGCGCTGGCGCCGGCGGCAGGCCGGGTGATCGGCCGGGACATCAGCGAGGGGATGCTCGCCGAGGCGCGGCGCAAAGCCGAAGCCGCGGGCCACGGGAACGTCGAGTTCGGCGAGGGCCGCTTCCGCGAGCCGAACGTCCCCGAGGACGCCGACGTCGACGTGGTCGTCTCCAACTTCGCGATGCATCACCTCGCGGACGACGAGAAACGCGAGGCCATCGACGCCATCGCCGCCATCGACCCGCGGCGGTTCGTGCTCGGGGACGTGATGCTCTCGGCGGCGATTCCCGAGGGCGAGGAACAGTACGCGCCGGAGGTCGACGATCCGGCGACCGTCGGCGTCCTCGTCGAGGCACTGACCGACGCGGGCTTCGTCGTGAGCGACGCGACACTCGTGGGCGACCAGTACGGGGTGCTCGTCGCCGACCGATGA
- a CDS encoding Rpp14/Pop5 family protein, producing the protein MKHLPKHLQPRWRYLAVALETWPDAEIGRRAFQRELWYAGQNLLGDPGSADADLRLLRYRLEDGAGGAVVRARRGEVEAARAALACVDEVNGHPVGLRVTGVSGSVAGASESYLGDPAPNSELREVAFEGADLPAHRRHGVVDIEAPAGWLGATVNETD; encoded by the coding sequence ATGAAGCACCTCCCCAAACACCTCCAGCCGCGCTGGCGCTACCTCGCGGTGGCGCTGGAGACGTGGCCCGACGCCGAGATCGGTCGGCGCGCGTTCCAGCGCGAACTCTGGTACGCGGGCCAGAACTTGCTGGGCGACCCGGGGAGCGCCGACGCCGACCTCCGACTGCTTCGCTACCGCCTCGAGGACGGCGCCGGCGGCGCGGTCGTCCGCGCCCGCCGCGGCGAGGTCGAGGCGGCCCGTGCCGCACTGGCCTGTGTGGACGAGGTGAACGGTCACCCCGTCGGCCTGCGGGTCACCGGCGTCTCCGGGAGCGTCGCCGGGGCTTCGGAAAGCTATTTAGGCGATCCAGCCCCCAACTCCGAGTTGAGAGAGGTCGCGTTCGAAGGTGCGGATCTCCCGGCCCACCGCCGGCACGGCGTCGTCGACATCGAGGCGCCCGCGGGCTGGCTCGGCGCGACCGTCAACGAGACCGACTGA
- the psmA gene encoding archaeal proteasome endopeptidase complex subunit alpha, with protein sequence MQGQQQQAYDRGITIFSPDGRLYQVEYAREAVKRGSPSVGVRTAEGVVLAADKRRRSEMIEPDSVEKLHKADEHIGIASAGHVADARKLIDVARRESQVNRLRYGEPIAVETLTKTVTDFIQQYTQYGGARPFGVSLIVGGVTNGEPRLFECDPSGTPYEWRALSVGANRNDIREHLEAEYDDEMSLEDGVDLALSALTVADDEELTPEGVDLATIDAETAEYVQLPDDEIEEHLEKRDLLPSDDDEAGDDEAAGE encoded by the coding sequence ATGCAAGGACAACAACAGCAGGCCTACGACCGCGGTATCACTATCTTCTCGCCCGACGGGCGACTGTATCAGGTCGAGTACGCCCGCGAGGCGGTCAAGCGCGGCTCGCCCAGCGTCGGCGTCCGGACCGCCGAGGGCGTCGTGCTCGCGGCGGACAAGCGCCGCCGCTCGGAGATGATCGAACCGGACTCCGTCGAGAAACTCCACAAGGCCGACGAGCACATCGGCATCGCCAGCGCCGGCCACGTCGCCGACGCGCGCAAGCTGATCGACGTGGCCCGCCGCGAGTCGCAGGTCAACCGCCTGCGCTACGGCGAACCCATCGCCGTCGAGACGCTGACCAAGACGGTCACGGACTTCATCCAGCAGTACACCCAGTACGGCGGCGCCCGCCCGTTCGGCGTCTCGCTGATCGTCGGCGGGGTCACGAACGGCGAGCCCCGCCTGTTCGAGTGTGACCCGAGCGGCACCCCCTACGAGTGGCGCGCGCTCTCGGTCGGCGCCAACCGCAACGACATCCGCGAGCATCTCGAAGCCGAGTACGACGACGAGATGAGCCTCGAGGACGGCGTCGACCTCGCGCTCTCGGCGCTCACCGTCGCCGACGACGAGGAGCTCACCCCCGAGGGGGTCGACCTTGCGACCATCGACGCCGAGACCGCCGAGTACGTCCAGCTTCCCGACGACGAGATCGAGGAGCACCTCGAGAAGCGCGACCTGCTTCCGAGCGACGACGACGAGGCCGGCGACGACGAGGCCGCCGGGGAGTAG
- a CDS encoding GNAT family N-acetyltransferase, translating to MGYELRESPPTVERFLELRAAAGMSERSREAVERGLPNSLYAVTVVDEADETVGMARVVGDDGSVYHVCDMAVHPDHQRQGLGSRLMDALMDWIEETAPSSAYVNLMADVEGFYEQWGFERTAPASQGMYYRVR from the coding sequence GTGGGCTACGAACTCCGCGAATCCCCGCCGACAGTCGAACGGTTTCTGGAACTCCGCGCGGCGGCGGGCATGAGCGAGCGCTCGCGCGAGGCCGTCGAGCGCGGGCTCCCGAACAGCCTGTACGCCGTAACGGTCGTCGACGAGGCCGACGAGACGGTCGGTATGGCCCGGGTCGTCGGCGACGACGGGTCGGTCTACCACGTCTGTGACATGGCCGTCCACCCAGACCACCAGCGACAGGGGCTGGGCAGCCGACTGATGGACGCGCTGATGGACTGGATCGAGGAAACCGCGCCGTCGTCGGCGTACGTGAACCTCATGGCCGACGTGGAGGGGTTCTACGAACAGTGGGGGTTCGAGCGGACGGCGCCCGCCTCACAGGGGATGTACTACCGCGTCCGGTAG
- a CDS encoding helix-turn-helix transcriptional regulator has protein sequence MSAAEFDLSEDERRALELVRDSGGIYQSDFWKELDISSRKGSRIAEALAEEELIQREEAVYNGHNTYLLKPRTRDLDFSLLMAGDMLTPFIGEEEVDPQSDAFSQWLMTLAYEEY, from the coding sequence ATGAGCGCGGCCGAGTTCGACCTCAGCGAAGACGAGCGGCGGGCGCTGGAGCTTGTCCGGGACTCCGGCGGTATCTACCAGAGCGACTTCTGGAAGGAACTCGACATCTCCTCGCGCAAGGGGAGCCGTATCGCGGAGGCCCTTGCCGAGGAGGAACTGATCCAGCGCGAGGAAGCGGTGTACAACGGACACAACACCTACCTCCTGAAGCCCCGTACCCGCGACCTCGATTTCTCGCTACTGATGGCCGGGGACATGCTGACGCCGTTCATCGGCGAGGAGGAGGTCGACCCGCAGTCCGACGCCTTCTCCCAGTGGCTGATGACGCTGGCTTACGAGGAGTACTGA
- a CDS encoding glutaredoxin family protein, translated as MSSQSELTEEDVRDRVEEALSENEIVLFMKGNRLMPQCGYSQRAVQLLSQYRAEFETVDVLPALDQYRTVLEEESGWETIPQAFVDGEFVGGSDILAELDERDELAETVRAGP; from the coding sequence ATGAGCTCCCAGAGCGAACTCACCGAGGAGGACGTCCGTGATCGGGTCGAGGAGGCCCTATCGGAGAACGAGATCGTCCTGTTCATGAAGGGCAACCGGCTGATGCCCCAGTGTGGCTACTCCCAGCGCGCGGTCCAACTCCTCTCGCAGTACCGCGCGGAGTTCGAAACCGTCGACGTGCTGCCGGCGCTCGACCAGTATCGTACCGTTCTCGAGGAGGAGTCGGGGTGGGAAACGATCCCGCAGGCGTTCGTCGACGGGGAGTTCGTCGGCGGCAGCGATATTCTCGCGGAGCTCGACGAGCGCGACGAACTCGCCGAGACCGTCCGTGCTGGCCCCTGA
- a CDS encoding DUF7110 family protein: protein MTGRVFRLHSTLELPLEDLEEFLEDPELPPEIDDVELTRRNNTLILKAIAEDADIGKYTPTAQLKASVSETRVYEEEPPKTAPTWGQEEEEEIPSELVEFACFKGDRETVLQNSALRFPMFLVLRELALLSEKGTLTAVLERDDDLQAVRIVEGEERPASVEVVENPRQGNGEDGGVNWRDNEFIS, encoded by the coding sequence ATGACTGGTCGCGTATTCCGACTGCATTCGACCCTCGAACTGCCACTCGAAGATCTCGAAGAGTTCCTCGAAGACCCAGAACTCCCGCCGGAGATCGACGACGTCGAACTCACGCGGCGCAACAACACCCTCATCCTGAAGGCTATCGCCGAAGACGCCGATATCGGGAAGTACACCCCGACGGCACAGCTGAAAGCCAGCGTCTCCGAGACGCGGGTCTACGAGGAGGAACCGCCCAAGACCGCCCCGACGTGGGGCCAAGAAGAGGAAGAGGAGATCCCGTCCGAGCTCGTCGAGTTCGCCTGTTTCAAAGGTGACCGCGAGACGGTACTCCAGAACAGCGCGCTCCGCTTCCCGATGTTCCTCGTCCTGCGAGAACTCGCGCTGCTCTCCGAGAAGGGTACCCTGACGGCGGTGCTCGAACGCGACGACGACCTGCAAGCGGTTCGGATCGTCGAGGGCGAAGAGCGCCCGGCCAGCGTCGAGGTCGTCGAGAACCCCCGCCAAGGTAACGGGGAGGACGGCGGCGTCAACTGGCGTGACAACGAGTTCATCAGCTGA
- a CDS encoding HesB/IscA family protein has product MSEHGTIGDPAPTISLSDAADERVASLLREEGYDPSTAGLRVAVERGGCAGLSYRFDLVASAGDAAVVDRSGVGVFVDPAATPYVDGVRIELTDSAHGRGFRIENPNASEQCGCGLSFR; this is encoded by the coding sequence ATGAGCGAACACGGAACGATCGGGGACCCGGCGCCGACGATCAGCCTCTCGGACGCCGCCGACGAGCGGGTCGCGTCGCTGTTGCGTGAGGAAGGCTACGACCCGTCGACGGCCGGCCTCCGCGTCGCCGTCGAGCGCGGCGGCTGTGCCGGACTGTCCTACCGGTTCGATCTGGTCGCGTCGGCCGGCGACGCCGCCGTCGTCGACCGTTCCGGGGTCGGGGTGTTCGTCGACCCGGCGGCGACGCCGTACGTCGACGGCGTCCGCATCGAACTGACCGACTCCGCACACGGGCGGGGCTTCCGGATCGAGAACCCGAACGCGAGCGAGCAGTGTGGCTGTGGGCTCTCGTTCAGGTAG
- a CDS encoding phosphoadenosine phosphosulfate reductase family protein produces MSEFPDYLNVDYTDGEGESPEDYPSLQHKIEKAIEVTKQGLEEYENPAIMWTGGKDSTLTLYFVKEVAERHDLEVPPAVFLDHYQHFDELIDFVEHWADEWDLDVHFARNDDVGAYVDEHGLTPGDDIEISELNEQNTHHIRNILEYEEDTFPFLLDTYVGNHLLKTVPLNNAIEELNIDGIISGVRWDEQEARADETFFSPRHDPDIYPPHDRIQPILQFDERAVWDAFWHYVVPDTVEGYPEEGYVPDNADDLPNGLTQDDIPVSPKYFAGFRSLGSEVSTEKSEDEPAWHQDLENTTERAGRAQDKEDLMERLRDLGYM; encoded by the coding sequence ATGAGCGAGTTCCCTGACTACCTGAACGTCGACTACACGGACGGCGAGGGCGAGTCCCCCGAGGACTATCCGAGCCTCCAGCACAAGATCGAGAAGGCCATCGAGGTCACCAAACAGGGCCTCGAGGAGTACGAGAACCCCGCGATCATGTGGACCGGCGGCAAGGACTCCACGCTCACCCTCTACTTCGTGAAGGAGGTCGCCGAGCGCCACGACCTCGAAGTCCCCCCCGCGGTGTTCCTCGACCACTACCAGCACTTCGACGAACTCATCGACTTCGTCGAGCACTGGGCCGACGAGTGGGACCTCGACGTCCACTTCGCCCGCAACGACGACGTGGGCGCCTACGTCGACGAGCACGGTCTCACCCCCGGTGACGACATCGAGATCTCCGAACTCAACGAGCAGAACACCCACCACATCCGGAACATCCTCGAGTACGAGGAGGACACGTTCCCGTTCCTGCTCGACACGTACGTGGGTAACCACCTGCTCAAGACGGTGCCGCTGAACAACGCCATCGAGGAGCTGAACATCGACGGCATCATCTCGGGCGTGCGCTGGGACGAACAGGAAGCCCGCGCCGACGAGACGTTCTTCAGCCCGCGCCACGACCCCGACATCTACCCGCCCCACGACCGCATCCAGCCGATCCTGCAGTTCGACGAGCGCGCGGTCTGGGACGCCTTCTGGCACTACGTCGTGCCGGACACCGTCGAGGGCTACCCCGAGGAGGGTTACGTCCCCGACAACGCCGACGACCTGCCCAACGGGCTGACGCAGGACGACATCCCGGTCTCCCCCAAGTACTTCGCCGGCTTCCGCTCGCTCGGCTCGGAGGTCTCGACCGAGAAGAGCGAGGACGAGCCCGCGTGGCACCAGGACTTAGAGAACACCACCGAACGCGCCGGCCGCGCTCAGGACAAGGAGGACCTCATGGAGCGCCTCCGCGACCTGGGCTACATGTAA